ATTTCACAAGGGTAGATGAACATAACGTTAAGAAGCTCGAATATCTTTCGAGCAATGATCCAAGGGTCGTCTTCTACGCTCTCCAAAATGCTCCTTCCTACAGCGCGCCCCTCGGGGGAGCACATGGCCCTTTGCCAGACCTTCAGTAATAGCCCGTTAGTGTCAACATTTGTACTGTGAAAGAGGTTGATGACCAAAAGGACACGATTTTGCGCTGCTGTAAAATCTGGGATGAAAGGGACTTTGTCGCTGGGCTCCAGGATTCGCGGCGGCAGTGCAGTCTGTTGGTCAGCAGTTTCGTTGAAATTTGTTTGGAAGTAAGTCGCTGCAATGAATTCTACAAGTAGGGCCCAGCCAActccaaattttctttcaggtaAGGACAGAAGGTTGGCCTCTTCAGTGAAGAGTGGTTGTGCTAAAAGAGGAGAACATGCACTAATGAAAGCTATTATTACACCATAACAGCTAATTATAACAAAGCAAATATTAGAAAGAGCCAATGAGACCTCAAAGTGAAAACGAGGCTTGACGCACATTCAGGAAAACGTGAGTGAATAAATTACGATTGCTTTTAACTTTGTGATTCGCTGAGagagtgacgcgagttttctagaccaatcacagagcgaagtaaagctaAACCAATTCAATTCTAATGCTCAAGTGAAAATTGCTCagttgggaaaaaaaattaggctaCTTTCTCTCCGAATCAACAAATTGAATAACTAAATCAATAAAAGACGAAAGCAGTCTAGATTGtaaaatgaatgaatataaaaaaaagccaAGATTTTTAGCCtaatttaaagaattttacCCGTCAATATCGATGTAGTGTGCGCCTTCCACATAAGGGCGATCGTTACGTCATGGTTATCATCTTCAGAACCACCTTTAACTCGCGTAAAGAACTCAGCCCAATGTTTAATAACTTCAGAGTGTTTTTCCGTGCACTCTTCAATACTTGTACAGAACTTATCTTTGACCACGTCGCTTACATCAGCTGGCTTGGAAATATACACAGGATATTTCAAAGGAGGAAACAGCCCAGCTTTCAAGGCGCCTAAGAACGGTAGGACAGAGAGGTAATAATTCATATCAGCCCACCAGCTGTTTGGAGAGACACAGGGGGAGCCAGTGCAACGACTCTGGCCAACTGCCATATCATTTAGACGTCCA
This is a stretch of genomic DNA from Pocillopora verrucosa isolate sample1 chromosome 12, ASM3666991v2, whole genome shotgun sequence. It encodes these proteins:
- the LOC131778058 gene encoding protein LEG1 homolog, which encodes MNHMTCIAVVICAIISRLSNPVSSQTDVLVRHYPPGWFEAPSSFEDYPVGKIAGETMTIINPWLYLQRMGIFKLMEQYTQGYFNSWGYNNTGNLLWGLPLQFGWQMSTGRLNDMAVGQSRCTGSPCVSPNSWWADMNYYLSVLPFLGALKAGLFPPLKYPVYISKPADVSDVVKDKFCTSIEECTEKHSEVIKHWAEFFTRVKGGSEDDNHDVTIALMWKAHTTSILTAQPLFTEEANLLSLPERKFGVGWALLVEFIAATYFQTNFNETADQQTALPPRILEPSDKVPFIPDFTAAQNRVLLVINLFHSTNVDTNGLLLKVWQRAMCSPEGRAVGRSILESVEDDPWIIARKIFELLNVMFIYPCEI